The following proteins are co-located in the Paraburkholderia phytofirmans OLGA172 genome:
- a CDS encoding GspE/PulE family protein yields the protein MAERDLPAVKGLDALTPDQRRAIMMVKEGSSEHAPIEQAIRQLFVWAIVTQSSDVHISGRGHRDSPDVFVNVRTPGGFKNFKFRYDGAAIGRHWETKMFQLTGTSQGATTPEIASTRFELELPAEFAREHGLRPFEGESLYMVDVRVEYTKTYNGFSFKCRLLDPQRAPKLHELRLSYALLRTILRALSEPSGLILVTGPTGSGKTTLLNAMLDWLNDEQKAIHTIENPVEIAIRGDGPITQVQIGGNITFKRALRSSLRQDPDIIMVAEIRDSETMEIALQAAQTGHLVLATLHTNSSFETYSRSIDLTEDKVRDAYRVAQVLKLVVAQRLIDRYEGVPTTRRLTRDEQFWLKSNGMYLGDTITEVKDGVKKGKVALLEVITTTPEIKGLLQADRVDTSAIYRAACEQDQFEPLAVAGIRAVQSFGSTMAEVVTKLEGNIDAEAHPSLRVRLSKTHGLNYVQVANAIDAYHQAADAGSDEPLSSHMDRAQVDAITEVIEAEEV from the coding sequence ATGGCCGAGAGAGATCTACCTGCAGTAAAGGGACTGGATGCCCTGACGCCTGACCAGCGCAGGGCGATCATGATGGTGAAGGAGGGTTCGAGCGAGCATGCGCCCATCGAGCAGGCCATACGCCAGCTATTCGTGTGGGCGATCGTCACGCAGTCATCTGATGTCCACATAAGTGGGCGCGGCCACAGGGACTCGCCCGACGTGTTTGTGAATGTCCGCACTCCGGGCGGATTCAAGAACTTCAAGTTCAGATACGACGGTGCGGCGATTGGCCGACATTGGGAAACCAAGATGTTCCAGCTCACTGGTACATCGCAAGGCGCCACGACCCCTGAAATCGCGTCTACCCGTTTCGAGCTGGAGCTACCGGCCGAGTTCGCTCGCGAACATGGCCTGCGACCGTTCGAGGGTGAATCGTTGTATATGGTTGACGTGCGGGTCGAATACACGAAAACCTATAACGGGTTCTCGTTCAAGTGCCGGCTACTCGACCCGCAGCGCGCTCCAAAGCTCCATGAGCTTCGTCTGTCTTATGCGCTGCTTCGCACGATCCTGCGTGCGCTTTCGGAGCCTAGTGGACTGATCCTCGTGACTGGCCCTACAGGATCGGGGAAGACCACATTGCTCAACGCGATGCTGGACTGGTTGAACGACGAGCAGAAGGCGATCCACACGATTGAAAACCCGGTGGAAATCGCTATTCGCGGCGACGGGCCAATTACGCAGGTCCAGATTGGCGGCAACATCACGTTCAAACGAGCGTTGCGCTCTTCGCTGCGTCAGGATCCGGACATCATCATGGTGGCCGAGATCCGCGACTCGGAGACGATGGAGATCGCCCTGCAGGCCGCGCAAACGGGGCATCTGGTGCTTGCAACGCTTCACACCAACAGCAGCTTCGAGACGTATTCCCGCTCCATTGATCTGACCGAGGACAAGGTGCGCGACGCGTACCGTGTCGCGCAGGTGCTGAAACTGGTGGTTGCGCAGCGGCTCATAGATCGCTACGAAGGCGTGCCCACGACCCGCAGGCTGACCCGGGATGAGCAGTTCTGGCTGAAGTCCAACGGAATGTATCTCGGAGACACCATCACGGAGGTTAAGGATGGCGTGAAGAAGGGCAAGGTTGCGCTCCTTGAAGTCATCACGACGACTCCTGAAATCAAGGGCTTGCTGCAAGCCGACCGGGTTGACACTTCCGCGATCTATCGCGCTGCTTGCGAGCAGGACCAGTTCGAGCCTCTCGCGGTGGCCGGCATTCGCGCCGTTCAGTCGTTTGGGTCGACCATGGCGGAAGTCGTCACCAAACTCGAAGGGAACATCGACGCGGAGGCGCATCCGAGCCTTCGCGTTCGACTTTCCAAGACACACGGATTGAACTACGTCCAGGTTGCGAACGCGATCGACGCTTACCACCAAGCGGCAGATGCCGGGAGCGACGAACCGCTTTCGTCACATATGGACCGTGCGCAGGTGGACGCGATCACCGAAGTTATCGAAGCCGAAGAGGTCTGA
- a CDS encoding conjugal transfer protein TraG N-terminal domain-containing protein, whose product MAIPTLTYYSVSADLTTLSAVLNGVAMICQQNALIWGFAFAVGLWRLLSTATSAALKGANGQGGAVLASGSMSAFMPFILAMTLTNPMLQGTVQLESTINGAVTEVDHVPLAISAIPAFGSVLSQNLNQLFSTAFQNVDAEYPAISATANGFLNPLKVLLTSRTAMVRLGGVDSEVKTVLAACLGPDSGVNYANIQNLVMNAGNTGATTSQSIEINGTNPTALGALLYQASLNTSGMVNDPGLNATNMLSCSAAANQVANDVTNALNSVEFTRVIQGAVNGMDSPVPGADYSFNTVASQYNAVTTANTLGGVFAGGTGQSNAEFMNLIFSEMVQNDLNCLRASSDTLTECEATALQASEVERNNLQQAASEVPMLRYAGSFGNYLIALIIGLGPVIIMFMMFAGVDAGKCVKTAAHIMVWPLLVVNVGAELVNGMLCIDVANYLQAIRQGGWLSQATTLAAYKELSLQIGVGSHIMASLPVLMSLIFGLGESSAMTSVATTIAPKSKDVEENLAPTPASTRPMFENSSVGTISQLGNGSGKLAMQGSLDAVSTTSTFGNSVRDAGRVLTQSDTRSQAISSGQTNLAEWREAMSTGNYSKLGIDQSIGQSVATNYNKEQQAQNQLHAGSGLTGLRSNTNATNAGMGGSIGASTGKMGGLSLSAGAHGDTGTAAQDSLQANQDRGRSENFNNSVALTKALSDTMSQYQNTSAGKQASSDLSRSLSTQQSYQKTLSEVQSTSDAASQGVHESSSFVDLSSKIGSEEIAWQQKTNPEYAAFQAIDGRKFNDNAAAGKYLATASSDANSGSTGRLVGDSAGQEAINRHRAAVMLAQDQSAKPEDRLAAARYLTDEGRAMQHMRFDPTNTGPMNMDIAAPADRTGVNSGGLQGAANSRTPGAIVPAVPTTQRSPFTAPAANDPVAAAHRRASGVTHHDAGRSPSPVSAGAAPAASATRATPTAPAAPQIAGVPSLPVAPAPQFNLAPDLKREVETGVPAAQRGIEKQVTGAEHLAADSGLDANGHGTVARTAANVADNVVDAGRSAGASSRTRLGNTDTPAKPAPRPPAAEPKSRFVRRGPG is encoded by the coding sequence GTGGCTATACCTACCTTAACGTACTATTCGGTCAGCGCGGACCTCACGACCCTGAGTGCCGTCCTCAACGGCGTTGCGATGATCTGTCAGCAGAACGCCCTGATCTGGGGTTTCGCGTTCGCCGTGGGGCTGTGGCGTCTGCTTTCGACCGCGACCAGTGCCGCGCTGAAAGGCGCGAACGGGCAGGGGGGCGCGGTGCTCGCGTCCGGATCAATGAGTGCTTTCATGCCGTTCATTCTGGCGATGACACTCACCAATCCCATGCTGCAGGGAACCGTCCAGCTGGAGTCGACCATCAACGGAGCCGTGACCGAAGTCGATCACGTTCCGCTGGCGATCTCGGCCATCCCGGCTTTCGGCAGCGTGCTTTCACAGAATCTGAACCAGCTTTTCTCTACTGCCTTCCAGAACGTCGACGCCGAATATCCAGCGATTTCGGCCACGGCCAACGGCTTTCTGAACCCATTGAAAGTGTTGTTGACTTCCCGCACGGCCATGGTCCGGCTGGGTGGTGTCGACTCGGAAGTGAAGACTGTACTGGCCGCGTGTCTTGGGCCGGACTCGGGCGTGAACTACGCCAATATCCAGAATCTTGTGATGAACGCCGGCAACACGGGCGCGACCACTTCACAGTCAATTGAAATCAACGGCACAAATCCGACCGCGCTCGGCGCGCTGCTCTATCAGGCGTCACTCAATACCAGCGGGATGGTCAACGATCCGGGCCTGAACGCCACGAACATGCTCTCGTGCTCGGCAGCGGCCAATCAAGTGGCGAACGACGTCACGAATGCGCTCAACTCGGTCGAATTTACGCGCGTGATCCAGGGCGCGGTCAACGGGATGGACTCGCCTGTTCCGGGAGCGGATTACAGCTTTAACACCGTCGCGTCGCAATACAACGCAGTCACTACCGCGAACACGCTCGGTGGTGTGTTTGCCGGCGGCACCGGGCAGTCGAATGCGGAGTTCATGAACCTGATCTTCTCGGAGATGGTGCAGAACGACCTTAACTGTTTGCGGGCGAGCAGCGACACGCTGACCGAATGTGAAGCGACAGCGCTGCAAGCATCGGAAGTCGAGCGCAACAATTTGCAGCAGGCAGCGAGTGAAGTGCCCATGCTCCGCTATGCCGGCAGCTTCGGCAATTACCTGATCGCCCTGATCATCGGCCTCGGACCCGTCATCATCATGTTCATGATGTTCGCCGGCGTAGACGCTGGGAAGTGTGTCAAGACCGCTGCGCACATTATGGTGTGGCCGCTGCTCGTCGTGAACGTTGGCGCGGAGCTGGTCAACGGCATGCTGTGCATCGACGTGGCGAACTACCTTCAAGCGATCCGGCAAGGTGGCTGGCTGTCGCAGGCGACCACGCTGGCCGCGTACAAGGAACTCAGCCTGCAGATCGGCGTTGGCTCGCACATCATGGCAAGCCTGCCGGTTCTGATGAGTCTGATTTTCGGCCTCGGCGAGTCGTCCGCAATGACGAGCGTGGCCACGACCATTGCGCCCAAGAGCAAAGATGTCGAAGAGAACCTTGCGCCTACGCCTGCATCAACACGGCCCATGTTTGAGAACAGCTCGGTCGGCACTATCAGCCAGCTGGGAAATGGGTCCGGCAAGCTCGCAATGCAAGGCAGCCTGGATGCGGTCTCCACGACGTCCACCTTCGGCAATTCGGTGCGGGACGCGGGCCGCGTGCTGACGCAGTCTGACACCCGCAGTCAGGCGATCAGCTCGGGACAGACGAATCTCGCCGAGTGGCGGGAGGCGATGAGTACAGGCAACTACAGCAAACTCGGCATTGATCAGTCAATCGGGCAGTCGGTTGCGACGAACTACAACAAGGAACAGCAGGCGCAGAACCAGTTGCATGCCGGTAGCGGCCTGACCGGGCTACGGAGCAACACCAATGCGACGAACGCCGGCATGGGGGGCAGCATCGGTGCGAGCACCGGGAAGATGGGCGGGCTTAGCCTTTCCGCGGGCGCGCACGGCGACACCGGTACGGCCGCGCAGGACTCATTGCAGGCCAATCAGGATCGTGGTCGTTCCGAAAATTTCAACAATTCTGTCGCGCTGACCAAGGCGTTGTCCGACACGATGTCGCAGTATCAGAACACCAGCGCGGGCAAACAGGCGTCAAGCGATCTGTCGAGAAGCCTCAGTACCCAGCAGTCCTATCAAAAGACGCTCAGTGAGGTTCAATCGACGAGCGACGCTGCGTCTCAAGGCGTCCACGAAAGCTCCAGTTTCGTCGACCTCAGCTCGAAGATCGGTTCCGAAGAAATTGCATGGCAACAGAAAACCAATCCAGAATACGCGGCGTTCCAGGCCATCGACGGGCGCAAATTCAACGATAACGCAGCGGCCGGCAAGTACCTGGCCACCGCTTCCTCCGACGCGAATTCCGGCTCGACAGGTCGACTTGTAGGTGACTCCGCAGGACAGGAAGCGATCAACCGTCACCGTGCGGCCGTCATGCTTGCGCAGGATCAGAGCGCCAAACCGGAAGACAGGCTTGCAGCAGCCCGCTATCTGACCGATGAAGGTCGGGCGATGCAGCACATGCGATTCGACCCGACTAACACGGGCCCGATGAACATGGACATCGCGGCTCCTGCGGACCGCACCGGCGTCAACAGTGGCGGGTTGCAGGGCGCTGCCAATTCGAGGACACCTGGCGCGATCGTTCCTGCCGTGCCGACCACCCAGCGCAGCCCGTTTACTGCGCCGGCCGCCAACGACCCGGTAGCGGCAGCTCACCGTCGCGCATCTGGCGTTACGCATCATGACGCCGGCCGGTCGCCGTCGCCTGTGAGCGCGGGTGCCGCTCCTGCAGCATCTGCAACACGTGCAACGCCTACAGCACCTGCGGCGCCGCAAATCGCGGGCGTCCCAAGCCTGCCAGTAGCGCCCGCGCCCCAATTCAACCTTGCTCCGGATCTGAAGAGGGAGGTAGAGACCGGCGTGCCAGCAGCCCAACGAGGGATCGAAAAGCAGGTCACTGGCGCGGAGCACCTGGCGGCTGACTCAGGGCTCGATGCGAATGGCCACGGCACCGTTGCGAGAACGGCAGCAAACGTGGCAGACAACGTGGTCGACGCAGGCCGGTCAGCGGGCGCTTCGTCCCGTACGCGTCTTGGCAACACCGATACTCCGGCAAAACCGGCGCCGAGGCCACCGGCTGCCGAGCCGAAGTCGAGATTTGTCAGACGCGGGCCGGGTTGA
- the mobF gene encoding MobF family relaxase, whose product MISMTHIAGSGVGNAARYHDKSFTKDAGQKADNYYVNEKASAHWQGRGAELLGISGKDVEREDFVNFLSGKLVNPETGEIQNLADNSKGDDRRAGMDFTIAPSKSVSIAGLVGKDDRVVEAHLQANGRAMEWLEKHGAVIRVKDENGRNKAVQAGNLLYATVMHETNRENEPQIHSHNVIVSAVYDESGKKWRSLTNDQMLKLRAKADVIYKAELAEGLRRAGYELEYAKNGVDFEIKGFTPEHLETYASRKAQIKEALIKRGIEPGEASFDARQAAALDSRSAKQELPRDALQAIWQETAQQAGLKVENIVNAARERSGYSAPEQVQSQGQTATNEQTQQPGPTAARATTKPVREVDEKARKAGVRAVSWAIEHLTEREQSFSLAELEETAVRFSRGGINAVDWAVEQHVKNHLIVERGTDDDGVLMYTTHKAIDSEMRLAENIRAGMAKGNVVLSDREEFVSAVKAFNAKMELETNGKFELSREQVRAAYNVLMHPDTYQGIQGEAGTGKTAALAMVNDVATAKGWEVIGVATSAAAAKELEAASGIKSDTVAGYFATRENRIKATELRLEELRAAINADTKIRDMPASRIESRRLDVAGADIDYGQHRYTFDHQRGEVFRSPDDFRNAIGVMLTGVANRNRDAAAEARESAATFGQRVRAGALNTGVEFAESLGRRFTTFEQVGTVEAVAARNTLYLDKDGAGSELKREYETKQAELANLKRFGNAEGRKTLIVMDESSLTGAFDTEKISNLAREIGARVVFQGDTKQHGSVAAGRAFEQAQNSGMKVSVLQETRRFDKATQQTKQALLDMKAGQYATAIGRLDTRVVEEDALAREVAQRYLTNMIELKERGRENPRVGVVAVTNNDRKAINAEIHGLLAEKGLISDKSFPKRHLDDPKLTEAEQTQAVMLQQKFVDTLIFRKTYREIGVEKGDVISVVGYDLSANRIIGVNSQGKKVEINPQRQDYFSPAKLEDREYAAGDRIETRAIIRLENQDRKRIANGTPGVITEIDAKGAKIRWTDNEKGAKSRQDGERSESYLTNAELRFIDHAYAHTSYKEQGATNDREIIAVSEVGAKVFNKQAAYVAASRAKDNTEIVTSALDALKKNAGKDVEKTTAIDMEKQPERTQARTTQQNLNQGRDPGRQQQPGRSGVQQTPAEKVKDKGQILEL is encoded by the coding sequence ATGATTTCGATGACTCATATCGCCGGTTCAGGTGTCGGCAACGCCGCCCGGTATCACGACAAGTCTTTCACGAAGGATGCGGGCCAGAAAGCCGACAACTACTATGTCAATGAGAAGGCCTCGGCGCACTGGCAGGGACGGGGAGCGGAACTGCTTGGCATCAGCGGCAAGGACGTCGAGCGCGAGGACTTCGTTAATTTCCTGAGTGGCAAACTGGTCAATCCAGAGACCGGCGAGATTCAGAACCTGGCGGATAACAGCAAGGGCGATGATCGGCGGGCCGGTATGGATTTCACGATTGCGCCGTCCAAGAGCGTTTCGATCGCTGGGCTGGTAGGAAAGGATGATCGCGTGGTCGAGGCCCACCTGCAGGCCAACGGGCGGGCGATGGAATGGCTGGAAAAGCACGGGGCTGTCATTCGCGTGAAAGACGAGAATGGGCGCAACAAGGCGGTCCAGGCCGGTAACCTTTTGTACGCCACGGTAATGCACGAGACGAACCGTGAAAACGAGCCACAGATCCACAGCCATAACGTAATTGTCTCGGCGGTCTATGACGAGAGCGGCAAGAAGTGGCGAAGCCTAACAAACGATCAGATGCTCAAGCTTCGGGCCAAGGCCGATGTGATCTACAAGGCCGAATTGGCTGAAGGTCTGCGGCGCGCGGGATATGAGCTGGAATATGCCAAGAACGGCGTTGATTTCGAGATCAAGGGTTTTACGCCGGAGCATTTAGAGACCTACGCAAGCCGGAAGGCACAGATCAAGGAGGCGTTGATCAAGCGCGGTATTGAACCGGGTGAGGCGAGCTTCGATGCCCGGCAGGCAGCTGCGCTGGATAGTCGATCGGCGAAGCAGGAGCTTCCCCGTGATGCGCTTCAGGCCATCTGGCAGGAGACAGCCCAGCAGGCCGGTTTAAAGGTCGAGAACATCGTGAACGCCGCGAGGGAGCGGTCCGGCTATTCGGCTCCCGAGCAGGTGCAATCTCAGGGGCAGACAGCGACCAATGAACAGACCCAGCAACCTGGGCCGACCGCTGCCCGTGCCACGACGAAACCCGTTCGCGAGGTCGACGAGAAGGCGCGCAAAGCCGGTGTACGTGCGGTGTCGTGGGCTATTGAACATCTGACGGAGCGTGAGCAGTCGTTCAGTCTGGCCGAGCTGGAAGAGACCGCGGTAAGGTTCAGTCGCGGCGGTATCAATGCGGTCGATTGGGCGGTCGAACAGCACGTGAAAAACCATTTAATCGTCGAGCGGGGAACCGACGATGACGGCGTGCTGATGTACACCACCCACAAGGCTATTGACAGCGAAATGCGGCTTGCCGAGAACATCCGTGCCGGCATGGCAAAGGGAAATGTCGTTCTTTCGGACCGTGAGGAGTTCGTGTCAGCGGTCAAAGCGTTCAACGCGAAGATGGAACTGGAGACCAATGGCAAGTTCGAGCTTTCGCGTGAACAGGTTCGGGCGGCCTATAACGTCCTGATGCATCCGGATACCTATCAGGGCATCCAGGGCGAGGCTGGAACGGGCAAGACTGCTGCACTGGCTATGGTGAACGACGTAGCAACCGCCAAGGGTTGGGAAGTGATCGGCGTGGCGACGTCTGCGGCCGCAGCGAAGGAACTGGAGGCCGCAAGTGGCATCAAGAGTGACACCGTAGCAGGTTACTTCGCCACCCGGGAGAACCGCATCAAGGCGACCGAGCTGCGGCTCGAGGAGCTACGCGCAGCGATCAACGCGGACACCAAGATCCGCGATATGCCGGCGTCAAGGATCGAATCCCGGCGCCTCGACGTTGCCGGCGCGGACATCGACTACGGCCAGCATCGGTACACATTCGATCATCAACGAGGCGAGGTATTCCGGTCGCCGGATGATTTCCGCAATGCGATCGGAGTGATGCTGACGGGTGTCGCCAATCGAAACCGTGACGCGGCCGCGGAAGCTCGCGAGAGTGCCGCTACCTTCGGCCAGCGTGTTCGGGCCGGGGCGTTGAACACCGGCGTTGAGTTCGCGGAATCGCTGGGTCGACGGTTCACCACGTTCGAACAGGTTGGCACGGTGGAGGCCGTTGCGGCACGAAACACTCTCTATCTGGACAAGGACGGAGCGGGTAGTGAGCTGAAGCGGGAGTACGAGACGAAACAGGCCGAACTGGCGAACCTCAAACGCTTTGGCAATGCAGAAGGCCGGAAAACCCTAATCGTTATGGACGAATCGTCCCTGACCGGGGCATTCGACACGGAGAAGATCTCGAACCTCGCTCGCGAGATCGGCGCGCGAGTCGTGTTTCAGGGCGATACGAAGCAGCACGGGAGTGTGGCAGCCGGCCGGGCTTTCGAGCAGGCGCAAAACTCCGGGATGAAGGTATCGGTGCTGCAGGAGACCCGCCGCTTCGACAAGGCGACGCAACAGACCAAACAGGCGTTGCTGGACATGAAGGCGGGCCAGTATGCGACGGCGATAGGACGCCTGGATACCCGCGTGGTCGAGGAGGACGCGCTGGCCCGCGAGGTAGCACAACGTTATCTGACCAACATGATCGAGTTGAAGGAGCGGGGCCGTGAAAATCCGAGGGTTGGTGTCGTTGCCGTCACGAACAACGACCGCAAGGCGATCAACGCGGAGATCCATGGTCTGCTTGCAGAGAAGGGGCTTATCTCAGACAAGTCGTTTCCGAAACGACATTTGGACGATCCCAAGCTAACCGAGGCCGAGCAAACGCAGGCCGTGATGCTCCAGCAGAAGTTTGTGGACACACTAATCTTTCGAAAGACGTACCGTGAAATCGGCGTTGAGAAGGGCGACGTCATTTCAGTTGTCGGCTATGACCTGTCCGCTAACCGGATCATCGGGGTGAATTCGCAAGGCAAGAAGGTCGAGATCAATCCCCAGCGGCAAGACTACTTTTCTCCGGCGAAACTTGAGGACCGCGAGTACGCCGCCGGCGATCGCATCGAGACACGCGCGATCATCCGGTTGGAAAATCAGGACCGCAAGCGGATTGCCAACGGCACACCTGGCGTGATTACCGAGATCGACGCCAAGGGAGCCAAAATCAGATGGACCGACAATGAAAAGGGCGCCAAGAGCCGACAGGACGGGGAGCGATCTGAGTCGTATCTGACAAACGCCGAGTTGAGGTTCATCGATCATGCGTACGCGCATACCTCGTACAAGGAGCAGGGCGCGACAAACGACCGGGAGATCATTGCGGTCAGTGAGGTGGGCGCAAAGGTGTTCAATAAGCAGGCCGCCTACGTCGCAGCGTCGCGCGCCAAGGACAACACCGAAATTGTCACTTCGGCTCTCGATGCTCTCAAGAAGAACGCAGGGAAGGACGTCGAGAAAACGACGGCGATTGACATGGAGAAGCAGCCGGAACGGACACAGGCTCGAACGACCCAGCAGAATCTCAACCAAGGCCGAGATCCGGGACGGCAGCAGCAACCGGGCCGTTCTGGTGTGCAGCAGACGCCGGCCGAGAAGGTCAAGGACAAGGGGCAGATCCTGGAGCTTTGA
- the traN gene encoding conjugal transfer protein TraN, translated as MKKLNLASSLTLWRALAAIVCVLSLAHAPRAQSQETYAAGACSQIPGSQTCIDTTPCKTDSNGQQVCLSTASLPSGALAVPYSCWQYSYQYACTGTTTDTCAQYRNNSACGVKGSVCNDTIAETGQCDEWTYTYSCLTQAQQTAQQMSCTSGLFNDGGFTTPPNNNNSFARGALGLEITGEGQTYTDGNSIFAGVSESCRKGYEGIQNCCKSTPGGQTNSAVMSVAIGAAASVVKYAGEKAIDMASPYVFDAMYSNGIFSQALTENFTTAFSMNAADGGGTLGTSLATNGLSVGAYGFTVGTGTMSAGVLGGNMELASFGSDGYLAFNPYVFAAMVAIQVIEHLAQCSQSEQLLALHKGSGLSTYINETCAKSVLGSCVQYVDNYCSFNSLLAEIINIQGKTQLGLPLAGCSGLSPAQISAIDFTKIDFSAFTSQMMNQALSNLPTNISGNYNPIEQNSSNGTAQKAGSSVLPTY; from the coding sequence TTGAAAAAGCTAAATCTCGCGTCTTCGCTGACGCTTTGGCGCGCACTGGCCGCGATCGTGTGTGTGCTGTCGCTGGCTCATGCTCCACGTGCGCAGAGTCAGGAAACCTATGCAGCGGGTGCCTGCTCCCAAATCCCGGGCTCACAAACGTGCATCGACACTACACCCTGCAAGACAGATTCGAACGGTCAGCAGGTGTGTCTCTCAACCGCTTCCCTGCCATCGGGCGCGCTGGCCGTTCCCTATAGCTGCTGGCAATATTCGTATCAATACGCCTGCACGGGCACGACGACGGACACGTGCGCGCAGTATCGGAACAACTCTGCCTGCGGCGTCAAAGGTAGCGTCTGTAACGACACGATCGCTGAGACCGGACAGTGCGATGAGTGGACGTATACGTACTCATGTTTGACGCAGGCACAGCAGACCGCGCAGCAAATGAGCTGCACCAGTGGCCTCTTTAACGACGGAGGGTTCACGACGCCGCCTAATAACAACAATTCGTTCGCACGTGGCGCCCTCGGTCTGGAAATCACTGGCGAAGGCCAGACCTACACGGACGGAAACAGCATCTTCGCTGGAGTCTCCGAGAGTTGCCGGAAGGGATATGAAGGGATCCAGAACTGCTGCAAGAGCACGCCGGGCGGCCAGACCAATTCGGCCGTCATGAGTGTGGCGATCGGTGCGGCCGCGTCCGTTGTCAAATACGCCGGTGAGAAGGCAATCGACATGGCCTCGCCTTATGTCTTTGACGCCATGTACTCGAACGGCATTTTCTCGCAGGCGCTGACAGAGAACTTCACGACGGCGTTTTCGATGAATGCCGCCGATGGCGGCGGTACGCTAGGGACAAGTCTGGCGACGAACGGCCTTTCTGTCGGCGCTTACGGCTTCACGGTCGGCACCGGCACGATGTCCGCCGGTGTGTTGGGCGGCAACATGGAACTGGCGTCCTTCGGTTCAGATGGCTACCTCGCTTTTAACCCGTACGTTTTCGCTGCAATGGTCGCGATCCAGGTGATCGAACACCTTGCGCAGTGCTCGCAGTCGGAACAGTTACTCGCGCTGCACAAGGGATCAGGCCTGAGCACCTACATTAACGAAACGTGCGCAAAGAGCGTGCTGGGCTCCTGTGTTCAGTACGTCGACAACTACTGCTCCTTTAACTCGCTGCTTGCAGAGATCATCAACATCCAGGGCAAAACCCAGCTGGGTCTACCGCTCGCCGGATGTAGCGGATTGTCGCCCGCACAGATCAGTGCGATCGACTTCACCAAGATCGACTTCAGCGCTTTCACGTCGCAGATGATGAATCAGGCACTTTCGAACCTGCCGACGAACATCAGCGGCAACTACAACCCTATCGAGCAAAACAGCTCAAACGGCACCGCGCAAAAAGCCGGTTCATCGGTTCTTCCTACCTACTAA